The Antarcticibacterium flavum genome contains the following window.
GCAGCTGCCCTTGGCGATAAAGCAAAGGTCATCAAGATCGACGTGGATAAAAACACTCAGCTGGCAGAAGCCCTGCGCGTAAAAGGGCTTCCAACCCTTATGATCTACAAGGATGGGGAAATGAAATGGAGGCAAAGTGGGGAACAGGATGCCAATACCCTCATAGGTTTGCTCAAGGAATACACCTAGAGC
Protein-coding sequences here:
- a CDS encoding thioredoxin family protein, which translates into the protein MSKFGELIDLNIPVLLDFYTEWNEASNAMHPVLRDVAAALGDKAKVIKIDVDKNTQLAEALRVKGLPTLMIYKDGEMKWRQSGEQDANTLIGLLKEYT